TGTTCGATTTCGACGCGACGCAGCACGCCGTGCCCTACGCGCAACTCGACGCGCTCGACCGCTGGGCGTTGCACCAGACCGCGAAGCTCCTCGCCGAGTGCACCGCCGCCTACGACGCGTTCGAGTTCCACCGCGTCTACCAGCTCTGCAACCAGTTCTGCTCGGTCACGCTGTCCGCGACCTATCACGACATCCTGAAGGACCGCCTCTACACGCTCGGCGCCAAGCACCCGCTCCGCCGCTCGTCGCAGACCGCGATCCACGCGATCTTCACCACGCTCGTGAAGATCCTCGCGCCCGTCCTGACCTTCACCGCCGACGAAGCCTGGAGCTTCGCCACCACCGGCAAGGAATACGCCGACGACTCGATCCATTTGCAGGACTGGCCGACCGCCCCCGCCGAGTGGACCGACGCCGCGCTCGACGCCGACTTCGCCACGCTGCTCAAGCTCCGCGCCAAGGTCACCGAGTCGCTCGAGCCGCTCCGCCAAGCCGGCAACATCGGCAAATCGCTCGATGCGACGCTCAGCTTCTCCGGCGCGCCAGACACCGCGGAGATGGTTGCACTCGCGAAGCATCACGGTTTCCTGCCGGAGTTCTTCATCGTTTCGTCCGTCGCCTTGGAACCAAAGCTCGGCGCGGCGCTCGAAATCAAATCGCTCAACGCCCGCGAAGCCGGCCTCCACCGCTGCCCGCGCTGCTGGCGCTGGGTCCCGGCCCTCGCCCATTCCCCGCACGGAGAGATTTGCCCTCGGTGCGCCGACGCACTTAATTCCTGACCCCCGAACTCCCCATGGCCAAGAAGCACCCCGCCAAAAAGCTTGTGAAGAAAGCGACTCCCACGAAATCCGCCAAGCCGGCGAAAACTCTCCCGGCCAAGAAAACTCCCGCGCCCACCAAGATCGCGGCCAAGCCCGCCGCGGCCAAGCCCGAGCCTTCCAAATCCGCTCCGGCCACCGCGCCCAAGGCTAAAGGCGCGATGAGCGCGGCCGATTTGAAGCGCATGATTCTCGAGCGGAAATCCGCGGGCCCCGCTAAATCCATTTCCTTCTCGCTCGATGAGGTTCGCGAGATCGCGAAGAAAAACGAGTCGACCGTCACCTCGACCGAGAAGACGACCAAGACCGCAAAGACCGTCGGTGGCAAAGCCGCCGACGCCCACGCGAAGCAGGACAAGCCGCACAAGCCGAACCACGTGAAGCCGGCCTCGCTCGCCGACATCCTCGGTTTCGCCCCCGGCAAGAAGTCGCACAAGCCCGTCATCGTCCACGAGGACGAGGTCCCGGAAAAATTCCGCCGCTACTACAAGATGCTCACCGAACTCCGCTCCCACGTGATGGAGAAGCTCGGCGAGCACACCGAGGACACGCTGATGAAGTCCTCCAAGGACGACTCCGGCGACCTCTCCGGCTACGGCCAGCACATGGCCGATGCGGGCACCGACACCTTCGACCGCGACTTCGCCCTCTCGCTCGTCTCGAGCGAACAGGAGGCCCTCTCCGAGATCGAAGCCGCCATCAAGCGCATCCACGACGGCACCTACGGCATCTGCGAATCCACCCAGAAGCCCATCGCCAAGGAGCGCCTGCTCGCCGTGCCCTTCACCCGCTATTCCGCCGAGGCCCAGAAGGACGTCGAACGCCACTCGCACCGCTCCCAGCAGCGCGGCGGCCTCTTCGGCGACGCCGGCGATGAAGAAGGCGGCGGCAAAGTGTCCGACGACGACGGCGGCGGCGACGAGTAAGCGCCGCCCACGGTCCATCGCCCCGTTTGAACACCGGCCCGGCCAGCTCCGGTTCTGTTTCCGTCCCCCCCGCATCCCGGACGCCGTCCGAACGCGTCCGGGCTTATCGGCGCCTGTGGCTCGTCGCGTTCGGCGTCTACGTGCTCGACCAGCTGACCAAGCTCGCGATCGAGGCCCGCCTGCCTTACCCGACCTACGGCCCGCCCGCGCACATCCCGATCGTCGACGGATTCTTCAACCTCGTGCACGTTGGCAACACCGGCGCGGCGTGGAGCATCCTGAGCGGCCGCGGCCACTGGCTCGGCCTGCTCGCCGTCGCGACGCTGATCGCGATCTATTTCTGGCGCCACACGCTCGGCCTGCGCAACGGCGTCGTCCAACTTTGCTTCGGCGGACTCATCGGCGGCACCGTGGGCAACCTGACGGACCGCATCCGCGTGGGCCACGTCGTCGACTTCCTCGACTTCCATTTCGGCAGCTACATCTACCCGTCGTTCAACGTCGCCGACATGGGCATCGTGTGCGGCGTGTTCGGCTACATCCTGTGGTCCCTCCGCCAGCCGGCGGAGCCGGTTGGCAAGTAGCAGGTGACAAATTCCAAGTAACAAGGTCCCGAACGTCGGCCGTGGCGGGGATCGCAGGTTCTTGTTACTTGTCCCTTGATCCTTCCCACTTCGTGGAGTGAGCGAAGCTCACTCGACATTCGCCATCTGCTCGCGCACGCGCTCGAGCTCGTTCTTGCACTCGATCACGCGCTGGCCGATCTGGAGGTCGTTCGCCTTGCTGCCGATGGTGTGAATCTCGCGGCCGATCTCCTGGATGATAAACTCGGCCTTGCGCCCCACTTCGCCCTCGGAGCGCAGCAATTCCCGCAGTTGTCCGAAGTGGCTCCGTAGCCGCGTAATTTCCTCCGTCACGTCGCAACGGTCGGCGAACAGCGCCACTTCCTTGAGCACGCGCTCGTCGCTGACGTCCAATTCGAGTCCCGCCGCGCGCAGGCGCTGCATCAGCTGCTCACGGTAGGCCGGTGCCACGTGTGGCGTGCGCTGCGCGATCGCTTCGACGTGGGTGTGCAGCTTTTCGATCCGCCCGAGAAAATCCACCAACAGCGCCTCGCCTTCCTTTGCGCGCATCGCTCCGAGCCCGCGCAACGCCGCCAACAGCGCTTGCTCCACTGCCGGCCACGCCTGCTCCACCGCGCCGAGTTTTCCGCCGCCGCCCTGCGAGCTGGCGATTTCCCAGAGCAGCTCCGCCGTCGGCTCGAACGGCACGCCCCGCGCCTGCGCGAGCGAGCGCAGCCGGTCGAGCGTCTCCGCGACCGCCTCTTCGTCCCATTCCGCCTCCGTTCCGCCCGTGACCTCCACGACAACGTGAACCTTGCCGCGCACGACCACTTTGCGGACGGCCTCAGCCACTGCCGCTTCCATTGCGTCCCACGCGTCCGGCAGCGCCATCGTGAGATCGAGTCCGCGACGGTTGACCGAGTTCACCTGCACGGTGATCGCATGGGAGCCAAACTGGGCGGATCCGCGGCCGAAGCCGGTCATGGAGTTCATGTGAGGAAAAGTCCAAACTCCAAACGGCCAAACGCCAAAGCTAAAGTCAGCGCATCGCGCATCATTCCAGTCTCTTGACGATTGTCGTCAAAATGAGCTTCAGCTCGTGCGCTTCTTGGATCAACGCCGCTCGAGTTTCGTCGAGGGAGCGATTGTCAGCCGTATTAACCAAACGCAGCCGCAACCGGCACTCTTTCGCCTCCTTCCTGGCGATGCGGAAACGCATCACACGGTCCTTCGCACCCAGCGATTCGTTGGCCTCGATGCAATTGGCGGCCACTGAACCCGACGCGCGAACCAGCTGCCTCACGTCCTCGATATTTCCGATCGTTCGCGGCAAAGCGCGAATGAAACGCCTCACGTCAGCTGCGAACTTTTCTGTCCTTTCCTCCAGATCGTGAGGCTTGTCGGGCACGATTTGGAATTTGGACGTTTGGCGTTTGGGATTTCAACCCAGCATTCGCTGCACTTGCTGCACATCCTTGTCCCCGCGCCCGCTGAGATTCACCACCAGCACCTGATCCTGGCGCATTTCCTTCGCTCGCTTCACGGCGTAGACGAGCGCGTGCGTCGATTCGAGCGCCGGAATGATGCCCTCGAGCCGTGAGCACAGCTGGAACGTCGCGAGCACCTCGTCGTCGGTCGCGTAGGCGAATTGGATGCGGTTCAGGTCGCGATAAAACGCGTGCTCCGGCCCGATGGCCGCGTAGTCGAGCCCCGCGCTCACCGAGTGAGTCAGCTCGATCTGGCCGTCCTCGTTCTGGAGAATGTAGGTCTTGCCGCCCTGCAACACACCGAGCCGGCCGCCCTCGAAACGCGCCGCGTGCTCGCCCTTTTTGATGCCGCGACCGCCGGCCTCGACGCCCGTCAGCGTGACCGCTGCATCGTCGAGGAATTCGAAGAACGCGCCGATCGCGTTCGAGCCGCCGCCTACGCACGCAACGATCTCATCCGGCAAACGACCTTCGCGCGCGAGAATCTGCTCCTTGAGTTCGAGGCCGATCACGCGGTGAAAATCGCGCACCATCATCGGATACGGGTGCGAACCGAGCGCCGAGCCGAGGATGTAGTGCGTGTTGCGCACGTTGGTCACCCAGTCGCGCATCGCCTCGTTGACAGCGTCCTTGAGCGTCTTCTGGCCCGACTCGACGGCAACGACCTTGGCGTCCATCAGGCGCATACGGAAAACGTTTAGCGCCTGTCGCTCCATGTCGACCGCGCCCATGTAGACCGTGCAATCGAGTCCGAACTTCGCGCACACCGCGGCCGTCGCCACGCCGTGCTGGCCCGCGCCGGTCTCGGCGATGATGCGCTTCTTGCCCATGCGGAGCGCGAGCAAGGCCTGGCCGAGCGCGTTGTTGATCTTGTGCGCGCCGGTGTGGAGCAGGTCCTCGCGCTTGAAATAGATTTTCGCGCCGCCGCAGTGCTGCGTGAGACGCTCGGCGAAATACAGCTCGGTCGGGCGTCCGGCGAATTCCTTCAGGTGCCGCTTCAGATCGGCCTCGAACGTCGGGTCCTTCCGCGCCGCCGCGTAGGCCGCGGTCAGTTCCTCGAGCGCGGTCATCAGCGTCTCGGGCACGTAGACGCCGCCGTAGACACCGAAATGGCCCGACGAGTCGGGCTGTTGGAAGCGTTTTTCGGACGTGGCGGCGGGAGCGGACATCGGGCCCAACGGGTAGGCCCGGAGCAGGCAAACGCAAACGCCTTTTCCCGACATGCCACGAAAGCCCCGCTGTCTCAGGACGCCGGCGCGGAAGCCGGTTTTTGCTCCCGCGGCTCGAGGCGCGAATAGAGCGAAAGGATCACTTCGCGCGGCAAACTCAAGGTGTTGACGAGACGCACCGGCGACGCGGTGGCCAGCATCGAGCGACTGGAGAAATCCACGGCCTTGATCGGCGGATAGCGGACGCCGAGCGGCTGGCGGCCCCGAGTTTGCCAGCGCGCCGCCGCGTCCGGCGCGCCGCACACGAGTCCGCACACCCAAAGACCCGAGGCCGGCGCGCTCGCCTCCAAGGCCGGGTCGCGCGCGATGCGGCTCACCAGCGCCCGATAGGCGGTCGCGTTCGGATGACGGATCAGCACGCCGGCAACTCGATCGATGCGCTGGGCCGTGAGCGGTTGCCGCAACACGTCCGCGAACGCGCCCTGCGCGACCGCAACGTCGCCCTCCGCCTGCGCCACGACGAACTGCATCAGCGACCGCTCGTGCGGCCCGATCCGCGCCGCATAGAAATCGAGCACGGTCTGCGCCTCCCGCGTCGCGCCGAGATCGGCCAATCGCTCCACCTGGTAGGTGGCGTAGAACGGATGCAACGGCCCGCCTCGCGGTTGAGCCCAGCGCTGGAGCACGCGCGCGCCGTGGCGCAGGCCGATCTCGCCTTGGAGCAGCGTCTGCGCCGGCTCGGAGAGGCGCGGCAGCAACGTCCGCGTTGCCTGCAAAAAATCGCCCAACTCCACCGGCGGCAGCGCGCGAACCGCGAGCAGTGCGGAGCGCACCCAAATCGCTTCCTGCGCTTTGTCTTCCACCGCCATTTCCAAACTGAAAACGGCGAGCCGCGGCATGCGATCCACGCCGAGCAGAGTGTCGTGGTAGGCGATGGCCGTCCGGGCCGCTTCGTGCGGCACGCGTCGGCGCAGTTGCTCGAAACCCGCGTCAGCGGCGAAGAAACTGCCCTGGAACATCCCAATCTGCGCAAGCAGCAGGGACGCGGTGTAATTGTTCGCGTCGCGTTCGACCGCGGTCGACAGCGCCAGCTGCGATTCGGCCAGGCGTCCGTCCAGAAACGCGCGGACGGCGCGCTCGAGCAGTTCTTCGGATTGAACGCGCCGAATCTCGGCCCACTTACCCGGCCACGCCACCTGCACAAACCGCACGGGCACGTGGCCCACCACGCGCAACGCCGCAAATCCCGCGAGCGCCGCCGCGAGGTAACCGACGATCAGAAACGCCAGCACGCCTGCAACCACGCGGCCCCAGAACGGCCGCACTTGCGCGGCGGGCACCGAGCAAACCCAGCCCTCGTCGGTTCCGAACAGCAAGGGGCACACGCGGCGGAAGCGCTCCGGCTCGTGCCATCCGAGGACGGCGTCGCATGCGACCATCTTGCCGCGCCCGAGGTCGCTCTCGTTCTGGCACGGGCAACGGCCGCGGCGGCCGCGCAGCACGTAGGCGGTTTTGCGCGTGTTCCAATAGAACGCCGCCCCGACCAATCGCGCGCCATCGGCCAGCCAGCGGGAAATGCGTCGCAGCATGCTGCGCAACTCAGGGCGTGCGCGCAGTCTGCCGGCGCCGACGATAGGCGATCGCGCCGCCGGCCAGCAGTAGAACCCCGAGCTGCGCGTAGGTCGCGGGTTCCGGCACGCGGCCGAACGCGTTCATCGCCGGCGTGATCGCGCCGAGGTCCGCCCACGTCATCTGGTTCTCCGCCGAGCCGTTCGTCAGCGCGGATTTGCTCGCGCCGAAGAGGTCCTGATTGAGCGCGTTCAGCTGCGTCGAGGTATAGGAGATGAACGAAATCATCGTGTTGTCGGTCATCGTCAGCGCGGTGGTGCCCGCCTTGCGGTAGGCGTTGATGCCGTTTTGAAAATCCTGGTAGCTGATCGCGAACGTGAGCCACGCGTCGGCGGTGCCGCCGAAGTTCGCCGTGTCGTTCGCCTGCTGGAGATCGTAGGTGACATTCAACTGCAAGGCCACAGCGGTGGTCTGCGCCGTGTCGATCGTCCAGGTCGTGGTGCTGGGGCCGGTGTTCGCGCCCGCTCCGGGCGTGCCGAAGTAGATCGTGCGCGTGCGGTTGTTCACATTGCCCGAGCCTTCGGACATGACCATGATCACGTCGATGGCACCGTCCTGCCCGAGCGAGCCATCGGCCTTGTAGAGATCCAG
This region of Opitutia bacterium genomic DNA includes:
- a CDS encoding TraR/DksA C4-type zinc finger protein, whose protein sequence is MAKKHPAKKLVKKATPTKSAKPAKTLPAKKTPAPTKIAAKPAAAKPEPSKSAPATAPKAKGAMSAADLKRMILERKSAGPAKSISFSLDEVREIAKKNESTVTSTEKTTKTAKTVGGKAADAHAKQDKPHKPNHVKPASLADILGFAPGKKSHKPVIVHEDEVPEKFRRYYKMLTELRSHVMEKLGEHTEDTLMKSSKDDSGDLSGYGQHMADAGTDTFDRDFALSLVSSEQEALSEIEAAIKRIHDGTYGICESTQKPIAKERLLAVPFTRYSAEAQKDVERHSHRSQQRGGLFGDAGDEEGGGKVSDDDGGGDE
- the lspA gene encoding signal peptidase II; translated protein: MNTGPASSGSVSVPPASRTPSERVRAYRRLWLVAFGVYVLDQLTKLAIEARLPYPTYGPPAHIPIVDGFFNLVHVGNTGAAWSILSGRGHWLGLLAVATLIAIYFWRHTLGLRNGVVQLCFGGLIGGTVGNLTDRIRVGHVVDFLDFHFGSYIYPSFNVADMGIVCGVFGYILWSLRQPAEPVGK
- a CDS encoding YicC family protein — protein: MNSMTGFGRGSAQFGSHAITVQVNSVNRRGLDLTMALPDAWDAMEAAVAEAVRKVVVRGKVHVVVEVTGGTEAEWDEEAVAETLDRLRSLAQARGVPFEPTAELLWEIASSQGGGGKLGAVEQAWPAVEQALLAALRGLGAMRAKEGEALLVDFLGRIEKLHTHVEAIAQRTPHVAPAYREQLMQRLRAAGLELDVSDERVLKEVALFADRCDVTEEITRLRSHFGQLRELLRSEGEVGRKAEFIIQEIGREIHTIGSKANDLQIGQRVIECKNELERVREQMANVE
- a CDS encoding four helix bundle protein, with amino-acid sequence MPDKPHDLEERTEKFAADVRRFIRALPRTIGNIEDVRQLVRASGSVAANCIEANESLGAKDRVMRFRIARKEAKECRLRLRLVNTADNRSLDETRAALIQEAHELKLILTTIVKRLE
- the trpB gene encoding tryptophan synthase subunit beta; translation: MSAPAATSEKRFQQPDSSGHFGVYGGVYVPETLMTALEELTAAYAAARKDPTFEADLKRHLKEFAGRPTELYFAERLTQHCGGAKIYFKREDLLHTGAHKINNALGQALLALRMGKKRIIAETGAGQHGVATAAVCAKFGLDCTVYMGAVDMERQALNVFRMRLMDAKVVAVESGQKTLKDAVNEAMRDWVTNVRNTHYILGSALGSHPYPMMVRDFHRVIGLELKEQILAREGRLPDEIVACVGGGSNAIGAFFEFLDDAAVTLTGVEAGGRGIKKGEHAARFEGGRLGVLQGGKTYILQNEDGQIELTHSVSAGLDYAAIGPEHAFYRDLNRIQFAYATDDEVLATFQLCSRLEGIIPALESTHALVYAVKRAKEMRQDQVLVVNLSGRGDKDVQQVQRMLG
- a CDS encoding PEP-CTERM sorting domain-containing protein; this translates as MSHNHAAHRTVRAVILGVLVAVAAIGARAQVVVTQNNNTGWNAWKTGTGAVMSDIQNDQQTGQHTDDFVGDSTYYGMLQNAGTITGKTGSYLAWRFRFDDFAGADKFGGNGGNVGLGLDLYKADGSLGQDGAIDVIMVMSEGSGNVNNRTRTIYFGTPGAGANTGPSTTTWTIDTAQTTAVALQLNVTYDLQQANDTANFGGTADAWLTFAISYQDFQNGINAYRKAGTTALTMTDNTMISFISYTSTQLNALNQDLFGASKSALTNGSAENQMTWADLGAITPAMNAFGRVPEPATYAQLGVLLLAGGAIAYRRRRQTARTP